In Camelus bactrianus isolate YW-2024 breed Bactrian camel chromosome 18, ASM4877302v1, whole genome shotgun sequence, one DNA window encodes the following:
- the RMI2 gene encoding recQ-mediated genome instability protein 2, translated as MAAAAAAASPADSISGGGPAAVRLPRSPPLKVLAEQLRRYAEGSPGSWQLSRAAAGRGPLELTAVWMQGTVVAAGSGEARLRDPSGAFSVRGLERVPRGRPCLVPGKYVMVMGVIQACSPEPCLQAVKMTDLSDNPLHESMWELEVEDLHRNIP; from the exons atggcggcggcggcggcggctgcatcTCCCGCGGACTCGATTTCCGGCGGCGGCCCTGCGGCCGTAAGGCTCCCGCGGTCGCCGCCGCTCAAGGTGCTGGCGGAGCAGCTGCGGCGCTACGCGGAGGGCAGCCCGGGCTCGTGGCAGCTGTCGCGGGCGGCCGCGGGCCGTGGGCCGCTGGAGCTGACGGCCGTGTGGATGCAGGGCACGGTGGTGGCGGCGGGCAGCGGCGAGGCGCGGCTGCGGGATCCTAGCGGGGCCTTCTCCGTGCGCGGCCTAGAGCGCGTGCCGCGTGGGCGGCCCTGCCTCGTCCCAG GAAAGTATGTGATGGTGATGGGAGTGATTCAGGCCTGCAGCCCTGAGCCATGCCTCCAGGCTGTGAAGATGACAGACCTCTCCGATAACCCTCTCCATGAAAGCATGTGGGAACTGGAAGTGGAAGATCTACACAGGAATATTCCTTAG